A section of the Pseudovibrio sp. M1P-2-3 genome encodes:
- a CDS encoding error-prone DNA polymerase, with translation MKKASPALLRPRGYVELCCSTNFSFLRGASHPEELAFTAAKLGMKALGICDRNSLAGVVRTHVAAKEVGLRVIVGCRLVFADGTPDVLCWPKDKAAYSRLSRLLTLGNRRAPKGECHLYLKDLLFYGVGLFLAPYPTFPMSAEESKKIQELLEALSCTFPEHINLAVSLSYGRYDQRNLVELLKVSQSAGVPLLAVNDVLYHVSERGKLQDVMTCIRLQETLESAGRKLEANAERYLKNYSQMQPLYREAPQALSQSLLLLDAIEFSLDELRYEYPEECCTEGRTAQEELEHLVGEGVELRYPQGVPDKVLQTIRHELDLIEELEYAPYFLTVYDIVKFARSQNILCQGRGSAANSVVCFCLGITEVDPERADLLFERFISPERREPPDIDVDFEHERREDVIQYIYKKYGRERAGLAATVITYRSRSALREVAKVFGLSQEVGGALARTVWGRSSGGGEPQYIREAGLDPQDPVLAQVLQLSKTLIGFPRHLSQHVGGFVIARGRLDELVPIQNAAMQDRTVIEWDKDDLEALGMLKIDVLALGMLSALRKALEMLTSHYGKTYSLSEIPDEESKVYDMIGRADTIGVFQIESRAQMSMLPRLRPRNFYDLVIEVAIVRPGPIQGNMVHPYLRRRQNLEPVHYPKEELREVLGKTLGIPLFQEQAMKIAIVAAGFTPAEADKLRRAMATFRRVGTIGSFQRKMVEGMVARGYDQSFAERCFKQIEGFGEYGFPESHAASFALLVYASCWIKAYYPDVFCAALLNSQPMGFYAPAQLVGDAREHGVDVREVDINLSAWDATLEPGGDAAGKVQARFHEMRNTVRSHHAVRLGFRSVKGLRKGDMEQLINMRERGYDSLRDLWLRTGLPRATITRLAEADAFRSIGLDRRTALWAAQGLDKGSSAERLPLFDRAGVGDFHSEPDANLPQMLLGEQVILDYQYLSLSLKAHPVSFIRYQLTRSGIVTCRDLAALVNGSKVVVAGLVLVRQRPGSAKGVIFMTLEDETAPANIIVWPKCFEKCRAVVLGARFVKVSGLLQKAEGVIHVVANDIKDVSNLLTPHAGSSLDNAALANADEVRSPVIELTEKIRPGRGLTELAHEVPAIANDYAALAQKTYSVLPKGRNFH, from the coding sequence ATGAAGAAGGCTTCCCCCGCTTTGTTGCGCCCTCGTGGTTATGTTGAGCTATGTTGCTCTACAAATTTTTCTTTTTTGCGTGGTGCCTCCCATCCTGAGGAGTTGGCCTTCACGGCTGCCAAACTGGGAATGAAGGCCCTTGGCATTTGTGATCGTAACTCTCTAGCAGGGGTGGTACGTACGCACGTGGCCGCAAAAGAGGTTGGCCTTCGCGTTATTGTCGGCTGCCGTTTGGTTTTTGCCGATGGTACGCCTGATGTTTTGTGCTGGCCAAAAGATAAGGCTGCATATTCACGGTTGTCCAGACTTCTTACGCTTGGTAATCGAAGAGCCCCAAAGGGGGAATGCCACTTATATCTAAAAGATTTACTGTTTTATGGAGTAGGGCTTTTTCTGGCTCCGTACCCAACCTTTCCTATGTCGGCTGAAGAAAGTAAAAAGATTCAGGAGCTTTTGGAGGCTTTGTCGTGCACGTTTCCTGAGCATATCAACCTTGCCGTTTCTCTTTCATATGGCAGGTATGACCAGAGAAATCTTGTCGAGCTTCTAAAGGTGTCGCAGAGCGCTGGTGTGCCTTTGCTTGCGGTCAATGACGTGCTGTATCACGTCAGCGAGCGTGGGAAGCTTCAAGATGTCATGACATGTATACGCCTGCAGGAAACGCTTGAAAGCGCTGGGCGCAAGCTGGAGGCCAATGCAGAGCGGTATTTAAAAAATTATAGCCAGATGCAGCCATTATATCGTGAGGCCCCACAAGCGCTTTCGCAGTCTCTCCTGCTTCTTGATGCCATTGAATTTTCACTTGATGAGCTACGCTATGAGTATCCAGAGGAATGCTGTACGGAGGGGCGCACTGCGCAGGAAGAACTAGAGCATCTTGTTGGTGAAGGGGTTGAACTCCGGTATCCGCAAGGGGTGCCGGACAAGGTTTTACAAACGATCAGACATGAACTGGACCTCATTGAGGAGCTCGAATATGCACCTTATTTTCTCACTGTTTATGATATTGTAAAATTTGCCCGTTCTCAAAATATCCTGTGTCAAGGGAGAGGATCAGCGGCCAATTCGGTCGTATGTTTTTGTTTAGGTATTACGGAGGTGGACCCAGAACGGGCTGACCTTTTATTTGAGCGCTTTATTTCGCCTGAGCGCCGCGAGCCTCCAGATATTGATGTAGATTTTGAACATGAACGACGCGAAGACGTTATTCAGTATATCTATAAAAAATATGGGCGAGAGCGGGCAGGGCTTGCAGCTACAGTTATAACTTACCGTTCTCGCTCAGCCCTTAGAGAAGTTGCAAAAGTCTTTGGCCTTTCACAGGAGGTTGGGGGGGCTCTGGCTCGTACTGTTTGGGGACGTTCATCTGGGGGTGGGGAGCCGCAGTATATCCGTGAGGCTGGACTGGACCCTCAAGACCCCGTTCTTGCTCAAGTATTACAGCTGTCAAAGACTTTAATTGGGTTTCCGCGCCACTTGTCTCAGCATGTAGGTGGATTTGTTATTGCCCGCGGACGGTTGGATGAGTTGGTTCCTATTCAAAATGCGGCAATGCAGGACCGCACTGTTATTGAATGGGATAAGGATGATCTGGAAGCGCTTGGTATGCTCAAGATTGATGTCCTGGCACTTGGAATGCTGTCAGCATTGCGTAAAGCTCTTGAAATGCTCACGTCCCATTATGGAAAAACCTATTCCCTTTCAGAAATCCCTGACGAGGAAAGCAAAGTATACGATATGATTGGGCGGGCAGACACAATTGGTGTTTTCCAGATTGAGAGCCGTGCACAAATGAGCATGCTGCCGCGCCTCAGGCCAAGAAATTTTTATGATTTGGTGATTGAGGTCGCCATAGTCCGTCCCGGACCGATTCAAGGTAATATGGTACATCCGTATCTTCGAAGACGCCAAAATCTGGAACCTGTCCATTACCCTAAAGAAGAGTTGCGTGAAGTCCTAGGGAAAACACTGGGGATCCCTCTTTTTCAGGAACAGGCCATGAAAATTGCGATTGTTGCTGCTGGTTTTACACCGGCAGAGGCGGATAAGCTTCGCCGTGCGATGGCAACGTTTCGGCGCGTGGGAACCATTGGTAGCTTCCAGCGCAAAATGGTAGAGGGAATGGTGGCGCGCGGGTATGACCAGTCTTTTGCAGAACGATGCTTCAAGCAAATCGAGGGGTTTGGAGAATATGGTTTTCCTGAAAGCCACGCTGCCAGTTTCGCACTCCTCGTTTATGCCTCTTGCTGGATTAAGGCATACTACCCCGATGTGTTTTGTGCCGCTCTTTTAAACTCTCAGCCAATGGGGTTTTATGCCCCTGCCCAACTTGTAGGGGATGCACGGGAACATGGTGTTGATGTGAGAGAGGTGGATATCAACCTGTCTGCTTGGGATGCTACTTTGGAGCCGGGAGGGGACGCTGCTGGTAAGGTGCAAGCTCGCTTTCATGAGATGAGAAATACGGTTCGCTCGCACCATGCAGTTCGCTTGGGTTTTCGCAGTGTTAAGGGACTTCGGAAAGGAGACATGGAGCAGCTGATCAACATGCGGGAGAGGGGATACGACTCCCTGCGTGATCTTTGGTTACGGACAGGCCTGCCAAGAGCAACAATCACCAGACTTGCTGAAGCAGATGCGTTTCGCTCAATTGGTCTGGACCGGCGAACTGCGCTTTGGGCTGCTCAGGGGCTGGATAAGGGTAGTAGTGCAGAGCGGTTACCGTTGTTTGATAGAGCAGGGGTTGGGGATTTTCACTCAGAACCTGATGCGAACCTCCCGCAAATGCTTCTTGGAGAACAAGTTATCTTAGATTATCAGTATCTCTCTCTCTCTTTGAAAGCACATCCAGTTTCTTTTATCCGCTACCAGCTCACAAGATCTGGAATTGTAACGTGCAGGGATCTGGCTGCACTGGTAAATGGAAGCAAAGTGGTTGTGGCAGGGTTGGTTTTGGTACGTCAGCGCCCAGGGTCGGCAAAAGGCGTTATTTTTATGACGCTTGAAGATGAAACGGCTCCGGCTAATATTATTGTTTGGCCAAAGTGTTTTGAAAAGTGCCGTGCTGTTGTGCTTGGTGCCCGCTTTGTAAAGGTGAGCGGCCTCCTGCAAAAGGCTGAGGGGGTCATTCATGTTGTGGCGAATGATATCAAAGATGTGTCGAATTTACTGACGCCTCATGCCGGTTCCTCGCTTGATAACGCCGCGCTTGCAAATGCGGATGAAGTACGTAGTCCTGTCATTGAGTTGACTGAGAAAATTCGCCCAGGGCGTGGGCTAACTGAGTTAGCTCATGAGGTTCCTGCTATTGCCAATGATTATGCTGCTCTTGCACAAAAGACATACTCCGTACTGCCAAAGGGGCGTAATTTTCACTAG
- a CDS encoding YchJ family protein — protein MPETPEQLMRSRYTAYAIGEVEYLQKTLWPARQKKLDMNEISNWVEQTTWVGLQIHETTEEALKGTVHFTARYLLNGSLEAQNENSLFKKKAGRWYYVKPVE, from the coding sequence TTGCCTGAAACCCCTGAACAGCTCATGCGCTCGCGTTACACTGCCTACGCTATTGGCGAGGTGGAGTACTTACAAAAGACTCTGTGGCCAGCCAGACAAAAAAAGCTTGATATGAATGAGATTTCGAACTGGGTAGAACAAACGACATGGGTTGGCTTACAAATACATGAAACTACTGAGGAAGCCTTGAAAGGAACAGTACATTTCACGGCCCGCTACCTCTTAAATGGTTCTCTAGAGGCTCAGAACGAAAACAGCCTTTTCAAAAAGAAGGCCGGCCGTTGGTACTATGTAAAACCAGTAGAATAA
- a CDS encoding prolyl-tRNA synthetase associated domain-containing protein, which produces MVATRSDLMNFFSHADIRVQTVDHEPVFTVAESEKLHRDIAGAHTKNLFLKDKKGNLFLVVALHDATIDLKRISGVIGASGRVSFGKPELLWSVLGVQPGSVTPFSLINDREECIVKPIFDAHMMKEPILNYHPLLNNASTAITASDLLKFARLCGHAPEVLAVSDEAQSSMQAQEIMPDGI; this is translated from the coding sequence ATGGTCGCGACAAGAAGTGATCTTATGAACTTTTTTTCTCACGCGGACATTAGGGTCCAGACAGTGGATCACGAACCGGTATTTACCGTCGCTGAATCTGAAAAGTTACACCGTGATATTGCTGGGGCCCATACCAAAAATCTTTTCTTGAAAGATAAAAAAGGAAATCTGTTTCTTGTTGTCGCTCTGCATGATGCGACAATAGATTTGAAAAGGATATCCGGTGTAATTGGTGCTTCTGGGAGGGTTTCGTTTGGGAAACCGGAGTTGTTGTGGAGTGTTTTAGGTGTGCAACCCGGTTCGGTTACACCATTTTCCCTGATTAACGACAGAGAGGAATGTATTGTTAAACCTATTTTTGATGCTCACATGATGAAAGAGCCGATTTTAAACTATCATCCATTGCTCAATAACGCTTCAACAGCAATCACAGCTTCAGACTTGCTGAAGTTTGCAAGGTTGTGTGGGCATGCCCCAGAGGTCCTAGCGGTTTCTGATGAGGCTCAAAGTTCAATGCAAGCACAAGAGATAATGCCAGATGGGATTTGA
- the trxA gene encoding thioredoxin: protein MSGSGFSVGGSLGGTMSGGFGGSYQTTVSASEGKGAFIKETSTQSFMKDVIEASSQQPVLVDFWAPWCEPCKQLTPIIEKVVTEANGAVTLVKMNIEDHPEVAGQMGVQSIPAVVAFVNGQPVDGFMGAQQEGQIKKFIEKLGVRIGPSDVDVLLDKANAAREAQDFAGASQAYGAVLSLEEQNTAALSGLVHCCVAGNDLAQAKQILEMVPESGQSSQDYIAAKAALDLAEQAENLDDLAGLRLRVEQSENDLDARFEYAVALNAKALKTEAVDQLIEIIKSDREWNEDSARKQLLQFFEAWGFKDPASVYGRRKLSSVLFS, encoded by the coding sequence ATGAGCGGATCCGGTTTTTCGGTTGGAGGAAGCCTCGGTGGAACTATGAGCGGGGGTTTTGGGGGCAGTTATCAAACAACAGTATCCGCCTCGGAGGGTAAAGGAGCCTTTATCAAGGAAACGTCAACTCAGTCTTTTATGAAAGACGTAATTGAGGCATCCTCACAACAGCCTGTGCTCGTTGATTTTTGGGCACCTTGGTGCGAGCCATGCAAGCAATTAACCCCAATTATTGAAAAAGTTGTCACCGAAGCCAATGGCGCGGTTACCCTCGTTAAAATGAATATTGAAGATCATCCTGAAGTTGCTGGCCAGATGGGCGTTCAGTCTATTCCGGCTGTTGTTGCTTTTGTGAATGGTCAGCCGGTAGATGGGTTTATGGGGGCGCAGCAAGAGGGACAAATCAAGAAGTTTATCGAAAAGCTTGGCGTACGAATTGGGCCAAGTGATGTTGATGTGCTGCTGGACAAAGCCAACGCTGCTCGTGAAGCTCAAGACTTTGCCGGTGCATCGCAGGCTTATGGTGCGGTACTTTCTCTTGAGGAACAAAATACGGCAGCGCTTTCAGGGCTTGTGCACTGCTGTGTGGCGGGAAATGATCTTGCGCAAGCCAAGCAGATTTTGGAAATGGTGCCTGAAAGCGGACAGTCTTCTCAAGACTATATTGCTGCAAAAGCTGCTTTGGATTTAGCAGAACAGGCCGAAAACCTGGATGATTTGGCGGGACTTCGTTTACGTGTCGAGCAGTCAGAAAATGATCTAGATGCTCGGTTTGAATATGCTGTTGCGCTTAATGCTAAGGCCTTGAAAACCGAAGCTGTAGATCAGCTAATTGAAATTATAAAGTCAGATAGAGAATGGAACGAAGATAGTGCACGAAAGCAGCTTCTCCAGTTCTTTGAAGCTTGGGGATTTAAAGACCCGGCATCTGTTTACGGTCGACGTAAATTGTCTTCCGTCCTGTTTTCATAA
- a CDS encoding LON peptidase substrate-binding domain-containing protein — translation MKVGNATYSAINDVPRVVPVFPLPGGLLLPRAHLPLNIFEPRYMALVDAALRTDRTVGLVQPALNTKEDELEGRPKLCSVGCVGRITAFQETGDGRYLLTLSGISRFNLVGELEERSQFRRGAIDLTQFAQDFTPGLGEEDVDRDLLLKTLRAYLTSNDLEADWDGINDADNEVLVNALSLMSPFGAREKQALLEAESLKMRAETLIALTEVELAKNDSSSTGNILQ, via the coding sequence ATGAAAGTTGGAAATGCAACCTATTCGGCTATAAATGACGTTCCTCGGGTCGTCCCGGTTTTTCCGCTGCCGGGTGGGTTGCTGTTGCCGCGCGCCCATTTGCCGTTAAATATATTTGAACCTCGATATATGGCTTTGGTCGACGCTGCCTTGAGAACTGACCGGACTGTTGGGCTCGTGCAGCCTGCCCTCAATACGAAAGAGGATGAGCTTGAAGGACGTCCCAAACTATGTTCCGTGGGATGTGTCGGACGTATTACAGCCTTTCAAGAGACAGGGGACGGACGCTATCTGCTAACACTTTCTGGTATTTCTCGCTTTAATCTTGTTGGAGAGCTTGAAGAGCGTTCTCAGTTTCGCCGTGGGGCTATTGATCTGACCCAGTTCGCACAGGACTTTACTCCGGGTTTGGGAGAAGAAGACGTTGATCGGGACCTTCTACTGAAAACACTACGGGCCTACCTTACATCGAACGATCTTGAGGCAGACTGGGATGGTATCAATGATGCCGATAATGAGGTTCTTGTGAACGCCCTGTCATTGATGAGCCCGTTTGGTGCCCGTGAGAAGCAGGCCCTATTAGAGGCGGAGAGCTTGAAAATGCGAGCAGAAACGCTGATTGCTTTGACTGAGGTGGAATTAGCCAAAAATGACAGCTCCAGTACAGGCAATATCCTGCAGTGA
- a CDS encoding Trm112 family protein yields MADNKAPEIDRKLLELLVCPVTKTTLEYDREAQELISRAAKLAYPIKNGIPIMLVDEARKLDD; encoded by the coding sequence ATGGCGGATAATAAGGCCCCTGAAATAGACAGGAAGCTGTTGGAGTTATTGGTATGCCCAGTTACCAAAACTACATTGGAGTATGATAGGGAAGCACAGGAGCTTATCTCACGTGCGGCTAAACTGGCTTACCCTATAAAAAACGGTATTCCGATTATGCTCGTGGATGAAGCAAGGAAGCTGGACGATTAG
- a CDS encoding YggT family protein, with product MAALLDVIMLILRLYTWVIIGSAIFSWLYAFNIVNSSNQFVAVIGQTLYNLTEPLLRPIRRFMPNLGGIDVSPIILLIGIFFLESLIVRYAYPNVF from the coding sequence ATGGCTGCACTTCTTGATGTTATTATGTTGATCCTTCGCCTTTACACGTGGGTGATTATCGGCAGCGCAATTTTTTCGTGGCTTTATGCTTTCAATATTGTCAATTCAAGTAATCAGTTTGTTGCCGTAATTGGCCAGACACTTTACAATCTAACAGAGCCTCTGCTGCGTCCAATACGCCGCTTTATGCCTAATCTAGGTGGTATTGACGTTTCACCAATCATCCTCTTGATTGGTATTTTCTTTTTAGAAAGCTTGATTGTTCGCTACGCCTACCCAAACGTCTTTTAA
- a CDS encoding NAD(P)/FAD-dependent oxidoreductase translates to MKAYDLVIIGGGIFGLSIAKAAIDQGLSVAILDKNKLASGASNGLVGVLMPHIPARWNTKKQFQFDALSELAESIEELESSTGVSTGYSRCGRIIPIYTQAKLDHALERSQEAKTRWKTSTTGFDFKVLTAPLFDHWLSPSVTPLGYSHDTLAARAIPRQVCAALRAYITSRVDIFEHSEFQEFDEGTGEVSIKDGTSIRADKVAITAGFEGYKIIERLSGQSVGTGVKGQSLLLKKTFSEELPVIYDDGIYIVPHTNGTVAIGSTSENKWETLDPISADVQEMHRKALALCPSLQGAPILSSWAGARPKCFKRDPLIGLIPDFSKTFVATGGFKISYGIAHRVAKALLQTMYPEIGQNIEIPPSFKTDFHFSRD, encoded by the coding sequence ATGAAGGCATATGATCTGGTAATTATTGGCGGTGGAATTTTTGGCTTATCCATTGCAAAAGCTGCTATTGACCAAGGCTTGAGTGTTGCAATCCTAGATAAAAACAAGCTGGCATCTGGTGCTAGTAATGGGCTCGTTGGGGTTTTAATGCCGCATATTCCAGCTCGCTGGAATACCAAGAAGCAATTCCAGTTTGACGCCCTTTCAGAGCTTGCTGAGAGCATTGAGGAACTGGAAAGCTCAACAGGTGTGAGCACAGGTTACAGCCGCTGTGGGCGCATTATACCAATATATACGCAAGCGAAACTAGATCATGCATTAGAACGGTCTCAAGAAGCAAAAACTCGTTGGAAGACTTCCACTACCGGGTTTGACTTCAAGGTGTTGACCGCTCCACTTTTTGATCACTGGTTATCACCCAGTGTTACCCCATTGGGCTACTCCCACGATACACTGGCGGCACGAGCCATTCCACGGCAAGTTTGCGCGGCTTTACGGGCGTATATCACCTCTCGCGTGGATATCTTTGAGCACTCTGAGTTCCAAGAATTTGACGAGGGGACCGGGGAGGTTTCAATAAAAGATGGTACTTCTATACGCGCAGACAAAGTCGCAATTACAGCAGGATTTGAAGGGTATAAAATCATTGAGCGTTTGAGTGGTCAATCGGTCGGAACAGGCGTAAAAGGCCAATCGCTCCTATTGAAAAAAACATTTAGTGAAGAGCTACCGGTAATTTATGATGATGGAATCTATATAGTTCCGCATACCAATGGAACAGTTGCCATTGGATCGACCTCTGAAAATAAATGGGAAACTCTGGATCCAATATCCGCTGATGTACAGGAAATGCACAGGAAGGCGCTCGCCCTTTGCCCCAGCCTGCAAGGTGCCCCGATTTTGAGCTCATGGGCTGGGGCTCGCCCAAAATGTTTCAAACGGGATCCGCTAATCGGACTGATTCCAGATTTCAGTAAAACATTTGTCGCTACAGGTGGTTTCAAAATTTCCTATGGCATTGCCCACCGCGTTGCGAAAGCCCTTTTACAGACCATGTATCCTGAAATCGGGCAGAATATTGAAATTCCGCCAAGTTTCAAAACAGACTTCCACTTTTCCCGAGATTGA
- the mnmD gene encoding tRNA (5-methylaminomethyl-2-thiouridine)(34)-methyltransferase MnmD, with protein sequence MSDHPELEWREGDVPFSPQFNDTYYSKSGGRDETSYVFLKGNGLPERAIDCEHFTIGELGFGTSLNFLETLRQLRAVEHSRRPKLTFISFELYPMNADQMEKALRQWPELSALWRELKSVWSPKQGWNTWELDGATLLLGVGDANVLLPELQGNVDAWYLDGFNPALNKALWGQELLNSLYSKTKEGGSFATYTAAGWVRRNLESAGFDVERIKGFGHKREMMRGTKKP encoded by the coding sequence ATGTCAGACCACCCCGAATTGGAATGGCGCGAAGGGGATGTTCCGTTTTCGCCGCAGTTTAATGACACTTATTATTCCAAAAGTGGAGGGCGCGATGAAACCTCCTATGTTTTTTTGAAGGGGAACGGCCTGCCGGAACGGGCTATTGACTGCGAACATTTCACAATAGGAGAGCTTGGGTTTGGCACTTCTCTCAATTTTCTTGAAACCCTCCGGCAGTTAAGGGCCGTTGAGCATTCCAGACGCCCCAAACTGACTTTCATTTCATTCGAGCTTTATCCAATGAATGCTGATCAAATGGAAAAGGCGCTTAGACAATGGCCGGAATTAAGCGCTCTTTGGAGAGAGCTAAAAAGTGTTTGGAGTCCGAAACAAGGGTGGAACACGTGGGAACTGGATGGGGCTACCCTCCTCTTGGGGGTTGGAGATGCGAATGTACTTCTTCCCGAACTTCAAGGGAACGTGGATGCTTGGTATTTGGATGGTTTCAACCCCGCACTCAATAAAGCCTTGTGGGGGCAGGAGTTACTGAACAGTCTTTATTCAAAAACCAAGGAGGGTGGAAGCTTTGCGACATATACCGCCGCTGGTTGGGTCAGGAGAAACTTAGAATCCGCGGGCTTTGACGTTGAGCGTATTAAGGGGTTTGGCCACAAACGGGAAATGATGCGCGGTACAAAAAAGCCCTAA
- a CDS encoding acetyl-CoA C-acetyltransferase: MTEAYIYDAIRSPRGKGRKDGSLHELTSVRLSADVLNALKERNNLTTKEIEDVIWGNVTQVGEQGACLARASVLYSDYDEQVPGLSINRFCASGMEATNLGANQVRAGAGDAYVTGGVEMMGRVPMGSDGGAMAVDPYLVMKSYFVPQGVSADIIATEYGFSREDCDRYAVESQRRAAVAWEEKRFAKSIVPIKDQNGLTILDRDEYMRPGTDMAAMEKLKPAFREMGETMPGFDNVALLKYPHLEKINHVHHAGNSSGIVDGAAALLVGSKEFGEKHGLTARARIRATAKIGSDPCMNLTGPVPVTEKILREAGMSINDIDLFEVNEAFAAVVLRFMQAFDVDHSKVNVNGGAIALGHPLGATGAMIIGTALEELERSGKSTALATLCVAAGMGAATIIERV, encoded by the coding sequence ATGACCGAAGCATATATTTATGACGCGATCCGCTCTCCGCGGGGCAAAGGCCGTAAAGACGGAAGCTTGCATGAGCTGACTTCCGTTCGGCTTTCTGCTGACGTTCTGAACGCTCTTAAAGAGCGTAACAACCTCACCACAAAAGAGATCGAGGATGTTATCTGGGGTAACGTGACCCAGGTTGGCGAGCAGGGCGCATGTCTAGCCCGTGCCTCCGTCCTCTATTCTGATTACGATGAACAGGTTCCAGGCCTGTCCATCAACCGGTTCTGTGCCTCTGGCATGGAAGCTACAAACCTAGGTGCAAACCAGGTTCGTGCCGGCGCAGGTGACGCGTATGTTACCGGCGGTGTGGAAATGATGGGCCGCGTTCCTATGGGATCAGACGGCGGCGCAATGGCAGTTGACCCATATCTGGTCATGAAGTCCTACTTCGTACCTCAGGGTGTTTCTGCTGATATCATTGCGACTGAATACGGTTTTTCTCGTGAAGATTGCGACCGTTACGCAGTTGAAAGTCAGCGCCGTGCAGCTGTTGCATGGGAAGAAAAGCGCTTTGCCAAATCCATTGTTCCGATCAAAGATCAGAACGGCCTGACTATTCTGGATCGTGACGAGTACATGCGTCCGGGCACAGACATGGCTGCAATGGAAAAGCTGAAGCCAGCTTTCCGCGAAATGGGTGAAACCATGCCGGGCTTCGATAACGTTGCTCTGCTGAAATACCCTCACCTTGAGAAGATCAACCACGTACACCATGCTGGTAACTCTTCCGGTATCGTGGACGGTGCGGCTGCACTTCTGGTTGGTTCTAAAGAGTTTGGTGAAAAGCATGGCCTTACGGCTCGTGCCCGCATTCGCGCAACTGCGAAAATCGGCTCTGACCCATGCATGAACCTGACAGGTCCTGTGCCTGTAACCGAGAAAATCCTGCGCGAAGCCGGCATGTCTATCAACGACATTGACCTGTTCGAAGTAAACGAAGCATTTGCAGCTGTTGTGCTGCGCTTCATGCAGGCGTTTGATGTGGACCATTCCAAGGTAAACGTAAACGGCGGCGCGATTGCTCTTGGTCACCCACTGGGTGCAACTGGTGCAATGATCATCGGTACAGCTCTGGAAGAGCTGGAGCGCAGCGGTAAGAGTACAGCTCTTGCTACATTGTGTGTGGCAGCTGGTATGGGCGCCGCTACAATCATCGAGCGCGTATAA